DNA sequence from the Xyrauchen texanus isolate HMW12.3.18 chromosome 35, RBS_HiC_50CHRs, whole genome shotgun sequence genome:
CTGTGGATACTCGGGCAGTCTTGGCATCAACAGTTATCCACTCACCGATATCTTCTCCTTTAACAAATCTGAGAGTGCAAGAAAGACCTGATAAATTCAACCATGATTTTACGTGATTAATGGCCCCCAACCATAAATTACAGTGTTATTAGTATCATAAAACTTCAGCATTTcttacttaaatgtgttaatgtggCTTCCATCCAGGTCTTTAGCAGTGAATGTTGTTAGAAATGTCCCTACTTCTATATTTTCCATCACTACAATCTCTTTAACAGGGGGTATAAAAACTGGAGGGTCGTTGATGTCTTCAACATTAATGGACACTGGAATGATGTTATAGAGGTTTGGAAAACTTGTGGCAGAGTTTTCATTGAAGTTATCCAGCTCCCACTTGGCATTAGGCACACGCTTAGTAACCTTACAATAGAAGTAGGGAGCCTCATTTTGCACGCGGATGGACAGATTTTGGTATCTTTGCTCCTCATAGTCCATGGGCTGTGTTCGGGAACAAGCCAAATAATAAAAAGAGAAGTCAGAAGCAGTGAATTATcatgaaaacaaatgtaaacaaaatataataaaaaaaaaaattttgttagctaaaataaataaataataaagacaaacatggcaaaaaaaaaaaatctaacaatcTAACTGATTAATTTCCATTTTGGTTTTTgtaacaacatattaaaaagtgAAGCATTTACAATCTgcctttcttaaagggacaggtcacccaaaaatgaaatttccctcatcgtttactcacaatcataccatcccagatgtgtatgactttctttcttttgcaggacacaaattataatttttataaaaatacttcagctctgtaggtccatacaatgcaagtgaatgggtgccaaaatgattacacttcaaaaagcacataaaggcatcataaaaattatccatatgactccagtgtattattaatccatattttcagaagtgatatgataggtgtgggtgagaatttttttgctttaaattcttcttcctgcccagtagggtgaagtatgcatgaagaacgtgaatcaccaaaaatacaagaagaatttgaaagtgatctgtttctcatcatatcacttcagaacatTTTGGGTGCATTCCAATCGACCATTAGGGTCCTCCGAAGTGGACTTCCCATGGTGTTCAGCCATTTAAAGGGAGATTACAATCTGAAGGAAACATTTATGTTCAGTTGGAAGGGCACCTCAAATGGCATAGGGAATAAGTGTACATCGATACATCACTTCACAGGAAGTGGAGAGGGATATTTACCCACCAGTCATTGAGAACCAGTACTGACATAGTGTGgctaaaataaatgctaaaatcaAATAAACTAAAGGAGTTTGAGACGCTGacatttaaattaagcttaactcACCTCAGGTGTGATTTCTATGCAATTGTGCTCGAGTGCAAATCACACAAGATGTGACCGATACATCCATTATCATGACAATTGGTCATATATCAGTTAAAATGACACAcagtattatataaaaaaagacaaacaacattattttattaattaatcagcaACAGTCATTTAACTTACAGGCTACAAGTATGGAGAAAtatatgaatttaaatgtataacaataaatgtgtttgtttacacatgaatgtattatataaatgtatatatatgaatgcaagattatttattgtacatttatatgtatttacaCAAGTATTTTGTGTCATCTTACTTAAACCCCATGATCAGCACGATTCAAGCATCATCTGTGTTTGATGACGTTGCAGGTTATTCCAAATGGATACATTTTGTTAAGTGAAGTGGACAGATTAAACCGTGCTCAGTGAGTTGGGAGTAGTGAACACAGCGTAGGGACCCTGCGGATTGGAATGCACCTATTGATTCTGGAGATACTTTtatgcacccattcacttgcattgtgtagaccaaaagagctgagaaattctaaaaaaaatcttcatttgagttcagcagatgaaaaaagtaatccatatctgcaatggcatgagtaaatgatgagagaatttgaattttttgggtgaactattcctttaataaaataaaaatgacagtaGATCTAACAGTCACGGAgtgaaaacaccaaaaaaaaaaaaaaaataacattcttGCAATCTATCCAATCTATGATTTGAGTTGATATTTTCAATTAATTGGTTGATCTGGTTCACAAAGGTTCACAAAACACAAAGCTATAGTATGGAAGACTATGATTAAAGCACATGAGTCGTACTGAACAATTGACCCTTTTCTAATCTCCGCTCCCCTTGGTTACGGTCactcgctctgacaagctctgtgGATCTCCCAAttagaatgaatgggagattgcagtGAACAACATGGTTATTGGCAAAATATTATCATAAATGGAATTGATAATATTATTACATGGGCtggaatgtaaatatttatttgtatatttatctgaagtttttgtaaaataattgttaaattacacagtaatttgattgaaaactgtgcaGACTGTGAACACAATCACATAAAAAGAGAAATAGTGATTACAAAcctaattgtattaaaaaaagtcATAAATGTTTGAGGGTGAgtagaaaaaaagagaagaaaaaaaaaccttgactTAAATAGGGAAGGCCTAAAAGTGACAACAACAGTATTCCAACTTTGTTCAGTGTTTGATTGTTATTTTCAGAACAACTGTATTAGTTTGATTACATGCTTCACATACATTTCGACATTAATGAACATACTGTAGCTATAAAGGATTGCCTAGGTGCTCTTAGGAGGACAGCACAGAAACTGGAGCGtctcagacagagggccaaagacaatatgaaaaaaggccattCATACTATATTAtgactgtttttttgtgtgcaaaaagaTTTAAAAGCATAATAAGTgaacctaaaaaaatgtaaaaaaagaagatCCCAAAATCACTTTAAATATTGGTATCTACCTACCTTAACAATTGTTAAAATTCCTTCATTTGTAACAGGGTCTGTTTCTATTTTAAAAAACTGCTTTGGATCTCCAATGATTGTGTATTTGGCTTTCCAGGCGTTTGAACCAGGTTTGTCTTTGTCTGTTACTTGCAGTCGCAAAACTTCAATACCAGTCTCTCGCTCCTTAACTTTCCCAGGTCcctgaaaacaaaaatatatatcatcagaatttactcagaatataTTGCAAAACAACAGAATATCAAAGGGCGATTGTACATTATTACACTGCAgcttaccaaataaatacatacaggAACATGAAATATTCATTTGAGATGGAATTGTATTTTATAAACTTACTTGTAGAGAAACATAAAACTATAATATTATGCAAGAAGAAAATAGACCACTTAGTGCTACAGCTAGCACAGTGTAGGTGATTGAACACTCAAATATACAGTTTAGTgctcattatacacacacacacacacacacacacacacacactttactgtgtgatgatctacttttaaatgaccaactcaataagatctaccaactaaaaaaacacagtttcatttaaaaaaagaaaatgcttgttgggactactgcatgtatccctacatggaattcatcttctatttaataaaaaaatataataatgttcaatgttgatatcattcagttttaaaactaaacccaaaacacatacagcacaatagattacaatagccagggcatttaccttattctgatgacttgcactgaaaggaatcagacagtagctaatccgggcagtagcatcgcaatttcgcgctctgttctcagaagtccttggaaggcgggtatgcgcaaacctagttgtcatggcaactgaataaacaaaacctcgcctggtcaatagttactcgtcaagtgcaagtcagacagaaactaaaagggaAAGacgttatatttatttttattaaaatttaagtacgaaagtacatttaaattttgtgcgatcttccagcattgcctttgcgatcgactggtagaccGCGATCgatgtattgggcacccctgccctatacctaaccctacccctaaacctcacagaaaacttttcacataaaaaaacatagtttagtatgttttttaagcgatttgaattatgatGACGCTAGAAATGTCCtcttaaaacatatttattacataatacccttgtaattaccagtttgtaacctaaaattttgtttgtaaaactaaaaatgtcctcgtaaaccaagTTTTAATctgctcgctcacacacacacacacacacacaaaagagttCCAGAAAGCCAtgtcataaaaaaacaataactaaGAACATCACAAGTAAAAATGTGTCTTCGAATCCATTGAGAAACTCACTGTTTTGCCTGAGAATTCTGGAAGGTGGTTGTTTTTGTCCAAGATGTTGACTATAAGTGTACTTGTACTAGAAAGCTGAATCTTTTCTCCATGATCCTTTGCTTCAACCAGGATTTCATATTTCTGAGCTTTCTGCaagaaattattataataataataataatacaaaatataattagtagaatcaaaatttgaaaaaattgtacttaaaaatatttttcagctgGGAATTAGGAAGTATTTGAGAAGTGCTTTTTTGAATGGAATAAGTCATGGATCATTGTGAAAGACAAAATAAGCTCATACCTGATAGTCCAAACACCCTTTAAAATAAACTGTCCCTGATTGTTCATGCTGTCGTATATAGAACTCCACATTGTCTGTCTTTGGCATGACAGACTTGATAGTGTAAGAGAAGGTGCCATTTTTTGTGTTAATATCATCTTTATCAGCTGCCAACACTGTCAGAAACTCTTtatctaaataaatgtaaaagaattgtaaatgttaaaggaataagTTAATGTTGactgaatttgtttatttttaggtaAACTGTTCCTTTTACTTTATATCATTTCATACATAAAATGTAGTGAAGTTTACTCTCAGAAAAAAAGGGTACTGTTTAAAGTACAATGGCAATCACTGGTTTGGTACCCTTGTTTTGGGTGCATATAGGTGCAAAAAGATTTTTTTTGGTCCCCAGAGAGGAACGAAACATATAAATGTTCAATTTAAAGGCTCACAACAGGTCCTTAGCATGCAAGTATGTACCCAATacaagttatacattttaactagaAAAGGTAGAACACAGTGACATCTTATGTACCTCacatagtaaaaaaataattctgtgaGTGCAAGCTAAAATATGTTACCTTGCGCATGTGACTCATCCACAGATACTTCATATTTCTCTGACTGAAATACTGGGGGGTGGTCATTTATGTCCAGTATCGTGATTTGAACCCCAAGCCTTGTGTCCACTAAATTATTGGATCTATTTCTTGCTTCAAACACTAACTGTAATTGGGTGAGGTGAACGTCAAAacatgtatttactgtaaataaatggCATTTGGAAAAGTTGGAGGCAGTTCATACAGGTTGCAGTCTTGTGTTCCGCTgctcttttttaaatgttgatctatGTAAACACTTATGGCCTCTGTGCttaaccagtggttctcaacatttTTGAATTGAAGGCCCCTAATTGTCCAAGAAAATATTGGAGCCCCCAATCCCCCTGTTacgattcctggttgtctgccccgtgtttctcgtgtcaccGTCACAAattacaattcccatgattcccggccctcatcactgccagaactttgttattgttctcacctgcatgtaattttgtcattatcgtgtctgtgtatttaaaccctactGTTCCTCCATTCCTAGTCGATCATTGTTTGTGGATGTTGGATGTTGATGTTTTTCCCTGTTCACCCTGTTCGTGttcccttgatgttttcatgttttggtttcattttcccatcgtggacgtttcctttgttcctgtctgattTGTTTCCACTATTGATCAATAAAACCCGATtttagatccgcactcctcgtctgcctcctcctactccaggaaacacggggcagacaaccaggaatcgtAACACCCCCCCAGGAAACTAAGCGTATAGAAATAATTAGATTAcaacaattaatcacaattaattttgTGATTCCAGAACTTTCAGGAACTAAAATGTATTACTGCTTAACCATAAAATGTTTATAACTGTTAAGAATTTCAATGAAGGCACATAaagttaatgttattattttgtatatgacTGTTTTGCTTTGACTGTTGCGGCTTGctgtttatttgaatattttttgtcTCGAACCATGAGCACTGATTTTTTCAAACAttgtgtcaagtaaaaaaaaaaagttcagccATTAAATATGCTTCTCGAAACACACGTGCTTTGTTACATTTTGCCAAAAATGCATCCTGTGTGACCACCCCCATAAATGATATTACGTGATGGGAGCACATACTTTGAGTTTCTTGGTCACGTCTATAGCTTCATAGTCCACCTTCCCATAAACGTTAATTACACCTGTTTCTTTATTAATCAAGAGAATATTCTTTGGCTCTTGATCAACACCCTCGCCTTTAAGTTCGAAGTTCACTAAATAAGTCTTCTCGAGTTCAATCTGAAATACAAACACATATTACACTCGTCTATACATATTCTTGATTGTTTATAAGAAGCATTCATGGGCAGAGGTGTCAAAACTGTGCTGCTTGTACTGTTCTAGTATTTTCTACAACACATCTATACAATAGGAAATGcaattttatacagtatatgctataAATACTCTGTAAAATGTTTTCATCATGCTACTGTATAACAACATCTTTGTGTCAGTCTAACTAGATACAATATGTaatgcgctatacaaatacaatttcaTAGAAAATTGGATTAAAGGAAAATTTCGggtcaatgcaagttaagctcaatagacagtatttgtggaataatattgattaccacaacaaaatattttttttttaatttagacttgtacctccttttctttaaaacaagcaaaaatcgaggttagagtgaggcacttaaGTGAGGTTAAAGGAGGGACcagttaatatacatttttgtggtactcggcattatgccacaaaccTGTTGATTGCGTTTAGCTTGTATTGAgcacggaatattccttaatgtatctttagctgtcactcacCATGCCAAGTTTATATGGAAATGGACCAGGGTTTTCTTCTTCAATAGAGAAAGAATCAATGATCCATGCTCGTTTCTGTCTTATCTTTCTTGTGTCAGCCAATGAACACAAAGTCCAGATAAACTGAGTTAAAGAGAATTGACAATAATAATTGACAATCTTGTTGAATTATCTAAACCATGTAAcctaaatatatttaattgagCGAATTTAAAAAAACCTGTCAATAGCACAtctaggtcatatttcaccccaaaatcacaaGCAAGATATGATGCCTTGTGCTTAAACAATGGGAAGACTATGTTTAGGATTTTTGGGGATTTCGGATTTTACAATTAAACACATTCTCAGTATCCAAATTCTCATTACGGTAATGCAAATAGATTTATTTCAATTATGTAGGACTGTTAAAATCAACACTTAAAAagttttatttggtatttttgatttattcatgtaaaaaagaaaatagctGGTTTTATTCAACTTGACATTTTAATCTACATGACTAAATGGCCCTAACATAAgtttacaccaaaaaaaaaagtaacgtAAACCTTTCAGCAAGACAATCAACCCCAGGTGGCTCTAGGCGAATTGTTTGTGAAACTTAAGAAATTAGAAAGTAAAAATTCCAATGGTTATTTGGCAAAAAGTGTAGATTGTATTAAAATGTACTCCCCTAAATTGTATGATACATACATTTCAAGTATAacttttctaaatattttaaaagctaactaaattaattttaatttattattatattcaggttaattattacatttcattGCCAAAAGTAATGTGGAGAATGTTTAGCAATAAGGATTCGTTGCTGTCAGTGCCATTGTAAAAGTCCCTTCATTCAGTTCATTGGATTTATTCTCAATTTGACTTCATTTGTTTTCACTTTAGCTTTAATAATGATATGTCATTGCCAAAATATCATCCATCATCTAGTTAACAAAGCACCACACATCTTCTGTCTTTGTCTTTCAATGAGCATCTTATCAAATTTGAATCACCTTTCATTGTGCACTAAATTATTTGGCTAGCATACACATGCAGCAAATCAAGCTATCTGTGTTGTTGGGTCTGGAGAACCCTTGATAACATAAACACATGAACCTTCTCTAAAAACTGCCTAATATAGTTATATCAAACACTTTAAAATGAAGCCATTAACTGTGTTCATAACAATAcagcattatattataaaaaaaaatagagtgGCCCCAAAAACTATTTTAACACTGAAGCCACACTTGTATGAATGGTAGCAATtagatagcaaaataaaaaaaaatcattttgttttactttattttcaaGAAAGATAGCACATTTTTCAGgtaaatgtttcacaaaaagaagttttgTGAAATGATAAAGCAATGATGCAATGTTACGAAAAGATTCTTTCTAATGTACTTATGTGATGAAAGACTAAAGGAAACATTCCTCCACACCCCTCTGGTGTTATATATACCCAACTCAACAGAAGCAACTGAAGCATGTCCTAACTTTACCTTTTGTTGGGCTCTATCACTAGAGCAAATCTTTCAATGAAAACTCACATTAAGTTATCCACTGTAAATTAACCTCGATTTCACCTGGGTTTATACAGTGCGTTATGCACCTAAGCTTAGTTCCTGAAACATAAATGTTTACTGTCTAGAAATATGACCTGGCCACACAAAGAAACATGAGCAGGCAagctcatccacacacacaccactcacacattCCTTTAACTCACCAGTGTCAGGAAAACAGTGTCATGGAGGGTCCTCATCTTGAAGCATGCGGTTTGATGTGATCAATTTGCAGTTCAACACGACTGAGACAGTTTTCCTTTCGCTGACAGTATTCTACAATGCTCATATGACAGAGAGGGGTGTGGAGGATGGGATAGTCAAACGAGGGTGAGCAGGAATTACAGTGAAAGCATTGtcactgtttaaaataaatataattaataaatagccataacataaacttacaatacattacaagttaAACTTATACAATggttatttataaaattattatccaAATAAGATTAACAAACTTTAAAGTTTTTGAATAGACTCCAGTATTGAATCAGtatgattttgtatttatttatttatacttaagtGAAGATTGGCTACACCTTTTTTCTCAAAAGAGAGTTTCTGATATATATTAGCATTGTACCTttacatgtgttttgtgaaatatctcaaaatttacattgaatgggttttatatattacaaatatacatAATACATTATTACTTCTGCacataaaa
Encoded proteins:
- the LOC127628464 gene encoding cadherin-like protein 26 isoform X2, with the translated sequence MRTLHDTVFLTLFIWTLCSLADTRKIRQKRAWIIDSFSIEEENPGPFPYKLGMIELEKTYLVNFELKGEGVDQEPKNILLINKETGVINVYGKVDYEAIDVTKKLKLVFEARNRSNNLVDTRLGVQITILDINDHPPVFQSEKYEVSVDESHAQDKEFLTVLAADKDDINTKNGTFSYTIKSVMPKTDNVEFYIRQHEQSGTVYFKGCLDYQKAQKYEILVEAKDHGEKIQLSSTSTLIVNILDKNNHLPEFSGKTGPGKVKERETGIEVLRLQVTDKDKPGSNAWKAKYTIIGDPKQFFKIETDPVTNEGILTIVKPMDYEEQRYQNLSIRVQNEAPYFYCKVTKRVPNAKWELDNFNENSATSFPNLYNIIPVSINVEDINDPPVFIPPVKEIVVMENIEVGTFLTTFTAKDLDGSHINTFKFVKGEDIGEWITVDAKTARVSTAKILDRESPILVNSTYRATLYAVDDGVPPLTGTGTLIIHINDQNDNVPMLQEKHINMCLSKEHTMANITAVDLDLPPYSSPFYFELLGDVKGKWRTDPTHGTTVNLVKESSVYSGHHRLQIRILDQQGFYAMQNLSVTVCDCSTVPNCHLRMVLKVQMHAGATLIVVIAVLTLIVMFLMTLLISCKAEKNMILMDEGLGHLITKNTENPGTDCMVPANVGVHQTDSSKERNNTNMSNQNVQVVYKGQQAVLQVPKQVYTGQTFQRSIYRSSTRRSYRELKNVQGSSMRSSFRSFSSNNGNIPYMREKLSFLINQQLLAVQTHDEELNVYEPHCYADEGTFTASAELDAISIPENDFHPNMLRNLDNKFNNLANISRPDLMEK
- the LOC127628464 gene encoding cadherin-like protein 26 isoform X3, which gives rise to MRTLHDTVFLTLFIWTLCSLADTRKIRQKRAWIIDSFSIEEENPGPFPYKLGMIELEKTYLVNFELKGEGVDQEPKNILLINKETGVINVYGKVDYEAIDVTKKLKLVFEARNRSNNLVDTRLGVQITILDINDHPPVFQSEKYEVSVDESHAQDKEFLTVLAADKDDINTKNGTFSYTIKSVMPKTDNVEFYIRQHEQSGTVYFKGCLDYQKAQKYEILVEAKDHGEKIQLSSTSTLIVNILDKNNHLPEFSGKTGPGKVKERETGIEVLRLQVTDKDKPGSNAWKAKYTIIGDPKQFFKIETDPVTNEGILTIVKPMDYEEQRYQNLSIRVQNEAPYFYCKVTKRVPNAKWELDNFNENSATSFPNLYNIIPVSINVEDINDPPVFIPPVKEIVVMENIEVGTFLTTFTAKDLDGSHINTFKFVKGEDIGEWITVDAKTARVSTAKILDRESPILVNSTYRATLYAVDDGVPPLTGTGTLIIHINDQNDNVPMLQEKHINMCLSKEHTMANITAVDLDLPPYSSPFYFELLGDVKGKWRTDPTHGTTVNLVKESSVYSGHHRLQIRILDQQGFYAMQNLSVTVCDCSTVPNCHLRMVLKVQMHAGATLIVVIAVLTLIVMFLMTLLISCKAEKNMILMDEGLGHLITKNTENPGTDCMVPANVGVHQTDSSKERNNTNMSNQVNAVQTIPSIVPKQVYTGQTFQRSIYRSSTRRSYRELKNVQGSSMRSSFRSFSSNNGNIPYMREKLSFLINQQLLAVQTHDEELNVYEPHCYADEGTFTASAELDAISIPENDFHPNMLRNLDNKFNNLANISRPDLMEK
- the LOC127628464 gene encoding cadherin-like protein 26 isoform X1, with translation MRTLHDTVFLTLFIWTLCSLADTRKIRQKRAWIIDSFSIEEENPGPFPYKLGMIELEKTYLVNFELKGEGVDQEPKNILLINKETGVINVYGKVDYEAIDVTKKLKLVFEARNRSNNLVDTRLGVQITILDINDHPPVFQSEKYEVSVDESHAQDKEFLTVLAADKDDINTKNGTFSYTIKSVMPKTDNVEFYIRQHEQSGTVYFKGCLDYQKAQKYEILVEAKDHGEKIQLSSTSTLIVNILDKNNHLPEFSGKTGPGKVKERETGIEVLRLQVTDKDKPGSNAWKAKYTIIGDPKQFFKIETDPVTNEGILTIVKPMDYEEQRYQNLSIRVQNEAPYFYCKVTKRVPNAKWELDNFNENSATSFPNLYNIIPVSINVEDINDPPVFIPPVKEIVVMENIEVGTFLTTFTAKDLDGSHINTFKFVKGEDIGEWITVDAKTARVSTAKILDRESPILVNSTYRATLYAVDDGVPPLTGTGTLIIHINDQNDNVPMLQEKHINMCLSKEHTMANITAVDLDLPPYSSPFYFELLGDVKGKWRTDPTHGTTVNLVKESSVYSGHHRLQIRILDQQGFYAMQNLSVTVCDCSTVPNCHLRMVLKVQMHAGATLIVVIAVLTLIVMFLMTLLISCKAEKNMILMDEGLGHLITKNTENPGTDCMVPANVGVHQTDSSKERNNTNMSNQVNAVQTIPSINVQVVYKGQQAVLQVPKQVYTGQTFQRSIYRSSTRRSYRELKNVQGSSMRSSFRSFSSNNGNIPYMREKLSFLINQQLLAVQTHDEELNVYEPHCYADEGTFTASAELDAISIPENDFHPNMLRNLDNKFNNLANISRPDLMEK